Proteins encoded in a region of the Prunus persica cultivar Lovell chromosome G4, Prunus_persica_NCBIv2, whole genome shotgun sequence genome:
- the LOC18781016 gene encoding NAC domain-containing protein 45: MAPCESVVNLPVGFKFRPRDDQLLGYYLLNKVRGTSFMYDNVIPEMDLYGKIEPWDIWHEYGGRNLAKSEDLYFFTKLKSLSDKDSRVARTIGSGTWKGENSGTPVSDPKNEENDLGIWKRFHYENPKSVQDGCWIMHEYSLHPSLVKPKPNSTDQFVLCRIRKNDKGKRKLRTAEEDNETDNPVQSQNKRQRPQQVTSFEEFIGNCTPMSEATGIGGSVSYLPTGLTQSQPDSSFAYPTTVVSSQARENYTDDVSQFHGGSDGDALMSDFSHLDTAPPFTEQALGSVCNQERASDVYEAQQGLGLIDNNIGHWPNPFGSEEDQVNVFDFWMDYDLLNHLIDYDDDNDGPRQSSTAQFMGMGMEKTSTASSEANVVIID, from the coding sequence ATGGCACCTTGTGAGTCTGTTGTTAATCTTCCAGTTGGTTTTAAATTTCGTCCAAGAGATGATCAGCTATTgggatattatcttcttaacaAGGTTCGTGGCACATCCTTTATGTATGACAATGTTATTCCAGAAATGGATCTTTATGGCAAGATCGAGCCATGGGATATATGGCATGAATATGGTGGACGCAACTTAGCCAAAAGTGAAGACCTTTATTTCTTCACCAAATTGAAGAGCCTGAGTGACAAGGACTCCCGCGTGGCTCGCACGATAGGGTCCGGGACATGGAAAGGTGAGAACTCAGGGACCCCAGTCAGTGATCCGAAGAATGAGGAGAACGATTTAGGTATATGGAAAAGGTTTCATTATGAAAACCCTAAATCTGTTCAAGACGGTTGCTGGATTATGCACGAGTACAGCCTTCACCCTTCATTGGTGAAGCCCAAACCAAACTCAACCGATCAGTTTGTGCTGTGCCGGATTCGAAAGAATGACAAGGGGAAGAGAAAGTTGAGAACTGCAGAAGAGGATAATGAAACTGACAATCCAGTACAATCTCAAAATAAGAGGCAAAGGCCGCAACAAGTGACTAGCTTTGAGGAATTTATTGGTAATTGCACTCCCATGTCTGAGGCTACTGGAATTGGTGGGAGTGTTTCATACTTGCCAACTGGACTCACTCAATCTCAGCCGGACAGCTCTTTTGCATACCCAACAACTGTGGTCTCTTCCCAAGCTAGGGAAAACTATACTGATGACGTCAGCCAATTTCATGGTGGCAGTGATGGCGATGCCCTAATGAGCGATTTCTCACATTTGGACACCGCACCACCATTCACGGAACAAGCCTTGGGATCAGTTTGTAACCAAGAGAGGGCGTCAGATGTTTATGAGGCTCAACAAGGCCTGGGCCTCATTGACAATAATATTGGACATTGGCCTAATCCATTTGGTAGTGAAGAAGACCAAGTCAATGTGTTCGACTTCTGGATGGATTATGATTTACTCAACCACTTGATCGACtatgatgatgataatgatgGTCCGCGGCAATCTTCCACAGCACAGTTTATGGGAATGGGAATGGAGAAGACTTCTACTGCAAGTAGTGAAGCTAATGTGGTCATCATAGATTGA